In one window of Candidatus Omnitrophota bacterium DNA:
- a CDS encoding nicotinamidase, with product MPNPGNALLIVDVQNDFCPGGALEVGSGDQVVPVLNTYARLFEKGGCSVFASRDWHPSRTTHFRDFGGDWPAHCVQGTRGAAFHPKLKLPPGAMIISKGMDPEKDSYSAFQGFDEKYVPFPQVLIRAGVTALFAGGLATDYCVKQSCLDAVRHGLAVYLLADAVRGVDLKPEDSRKAIEDMTRAGVKSVNLKDVKAILAKDTQ from the coding sequence ATGCCGAACCCAGGGAACGCCCTTTTGATCGTCGACGTCCAGAATGATTTCTGCCCGGGCGGCGCCCTGGAGGTGGGCTCGGGAGATCAGGTTGTTCCTGTCCTGAACACGTATGCCCGCCTTTTTGAAAAAGGCGGGTGTTCTGTTTTCGCTTCCCGCGACTGGCATCCGTCCCGCACAACCCATTTTCGGGATTTCGGCGGGGACTGGCCGGCGCATTGCGTCCAGGGGACGCGCGGGGCGGCCTTTCATCCGAAGCTGAAGCTACCCCCAGGAGCGATGATCATTTCCAAGGGGATGGACCCGGAAAAAGACAGCTATTCCGCGTTTCAGGGATTTGATGAGAAATATGTCCCTTTCCCGCAGGTGCTCATCCGGGCCGGGGTCACGGCCTTGTTTGCCGGCGGGCTCGCCACGGATTATTGCGTCAAACAGTCCTGCCTGGACGCGGTCCGGCATGGATTGGCCGTTTATCTGCTCGCCGACGCGGTCCGCGGGGTCGACCTCAAACCGGAAGATTCCCGGAAGGCCATCGAGGACATGACGCGGGCCGGCGTCAAGTCTGTAAACCTGAAAGATGTCAAGGCCATCCTCGCAAAGGACACGCAATGA
- a CDS encoding response regulator transcription factor translates to MWTKLLIIEDHDDFREMVKSYLKNQALKLTVLEASSAEIGIAIALREQPQIVLMDIRLPGMNGIEAAGRVRVHCPKCKVVILTMFETAAFKDVFKSEDISAYLGKSELYDKLVPTLLKFIGKSESAK, encoded by the coding sequence GTGTGGACTAAGCTGCTGATCATTGAAGACCATGACGATTTCCGGGAGATGGTGAAGTCCTATCTGAAAAACCAGGCTCTCAAACTGACGGTCCTGGAGGCGTCGTCCGCCGAGATCGGGATCGCCATCGCCCTTCGCGAACAGCCCCAGATCGTGCTCATGGACATCCGCCTGCCGGGGATGAACGGGATCGAAGCCGCCGGCCGGGTCAGGGTCCACTGCCCAAAGTGCAAGGTCGTGATCCTTACGATGTTTGAAACGGCCGCCTTCAAGGACGTTTTTAAAAGCGAGGACATCTCCGCCTACCTCGGGAAGAGCGAGCTGTATGACAAGCTCGTCCCCACGTTGCTGAAGTTCATCGGTAAATCAGAATCCGCCAAATGA
- a CDS encoding response regulator transcription factor, whose amino-acid sequence MQKSKIVLADDHQIFRAGLKSLIDKESSLQVVGEAGDGEALLAKLGVVRCDLVVLDLTMPNMDGVQALKIIRERFPKIRTLVLTMQKDPEHFRHAMKFGASGYMLKEDAFDQLLMAIKMILKDKQFISPAISTLMTERYIRSLDDSEAPSVEILTRRELQILRLVAGGHASKNIAEKLKISPRTVETHRANMTNKLGIKTTSRLVKYAIQKGLV is encoded by the coding sequence ATGCAAAAGTCTAAGATCGTCCTGGCGGACGACCACCAGATCTTCAGGGCCGGCCTGAAGAGTTTGATCGACAAGGAATCTTCCCTGCAGGTTGTCGGAGAGGCCGGGGACGGGGAAGCCCTTCTGGCGAAACTCGGCGTTGTCCGCTGCGATCTTGTTGTTCTGGATTTGACCATGCCCAACATGGACGGGGTCCAGGCGCTCAAGATCATCCGCGAGAGATTTCCGAAAATCCGGACCCTGGTGCTGACGATGCAGAAGGATCCCGAGCATTTTCGGCACGCGATGAAATTCGGCGCGTCGGGGTATATGCTCAAGGAGGACGCGTTTGACCAGCTATTGATGGCCATTAAAATGATTTTGAAAGACAAACAGTTCATTTCTCCGGCCATTTCCACGCTCATGACGGAACGGTATATCCGTTCTTTGGACGATTCCGAGGCCCCGTCGGTCGAAATCCTGACCAGGAGGGAATTGCAGATTCTCCGGCTCGTCGCCGGTGGCCATGCCAGCAAAAATATCGCCGAGAAGCTGAAGATCAGCCCCCGGACCGTTGAAACGCACCGGGCGAACATGACGAACAAGCTGGGGATCAAGACAACGTCGCGCCTTGTCAAATACGCAATTCAAAAAGGCCTCGTGTAG
- a CDS encoding PAS domain-containing protein, which yields MRAPQNTVPVSPPYPQPFEKLVKELGDIKFALDVSSIVAITDQTGKIIYANDKFCEISKYSRDELLGQDHRLINSGLHPKEFFRDMWRTIAAGQVWKGEIRNRAKDGSHYWVDTTIVPFLNGKGKPYQYISIRNEITKRKLMEQELEKLPQRIIQAQESERARISREIHDDLGQSLVTLKILIQSTCQECAANPQDRGRGVKKIIGYLDQIVEKSRTMAAVLRPSTLDVLGLTTSVKSLVGDFQNKKGLKIRAAVPDMDDLVFEGEPINLYRIIQESLTNIAKHAQARNVDLILRRQETNLSVTIRDDGKGFPQPQAKGAGLPGLGLSTMQERTRLLKSSFEIVSAPGAGTVIKMIVPVTQGEKKNAKV from the coding sequence ATGAGAGCCCCCCAAAATACAGTTCCCGTCAGCCCGCCATATCCCCAGCCGTTTGAGAAGCTTGTCAAAGAGCTGGGGGACATCAAATTCGCCCTCGATGTTTCTTCGATCGTGGCCATCACCGACCAGACCGGCAAGATCATTTACGCCAACGACAAATTTTGCGAAATTTCCAAATATTCCCGCGATGAACTGCTGGGACAGGACCACCGGCTCATCAATTCCGGGCTTCACCCGAAGGAGTTTTTTCGGGACATGTGGCGGACGATCGCGGCCGGCCAGGTGTGGAAAGGCGAGATCCGCAACCGGGCCAAGGACGGGAGCCATTACTGGGTGGACACGACGATCGTCCCTTTTTTGAACGGCAAGGGCAAACCCTACCAGTATATCTCGATCCGCAACGAGATCACGAAACGCAAACTCATGGAGCAGGAACTGGAAAAGTTGCCGCAGAGGATCATCCAGGCCCAGGAGTCCGAGCGGGCCCGGATTTCGCGGGAGATCCACGACGACCTCGGTCAATCGCTGGTCACGCTGAAAATTCTGATCCAGTCCACCTGCCAGGAATGCGCCGCCAACCCCCAGGACAGGGGCAGGGGGGTCAAGAAAATCATCGGATATCTGGACCAGATCGTTGAGAAATCCCGGACCATGGCTGCGGTCCTCCGGCCTTCGACACTGGATGTCCTGGGTCTGACCACGTCGGTCAAGTCCCTGGTGGGCGACTTTCAGAATAAAAAAGGGCTGAAAATCAGGGCCGCCGTCCCGGACATGGACGACCTGGTGTTCGAGGGAGAACCGATCAACCTTTATCGGATCATCCAGGAGTCCTTGACCAACATCGCCAAGCATGCCCAGGCCAGGAATGTCGACCTGATCCTGCGCCGGCAGGAAACGAATTTGTCCGTGACGATCCGCGACGACGGGAAAGGATTTCCTCAGCCGCAAGCCAAGGGCGCCGGCCTGCCCGGCCTCGGGCTTTCCACGATGCAGGAGAGGACCCGCCTGCTCAAAAGCTCTTTTGAGATCGTGTCCGCCCCCGGGGCGGGGACCGTGATCAAGATGATTGTGCCCGTGACGCAGGGAGAAAAGAAAAATGCAAAAGTCTAA
- a CDS encoding ZIP family metal transporter yields MIDQSSLIFWTLTSGIISALATGLGAIPVHFMPNNSKMVRAFSSAFAAGMMISASVFSLVQQAISLQTRFPSSPYVVIVGLLAGALFFWITERVVSQYDLQDQSIGRGFTKKSLLIFVAMFIHSIPEGIAIGVGFATGNFEFGMIMAIAISVHNIPEGIAVSLPLKAEGNSTFKCAVISILTSIPQPVMAVPAAYFTWLFEPLLPLGLGFAGGAMIYLVFSELIPDALQEGGHTLTAWGVMTGLCAMLLLNNLLHLLPL; encoded by the coding sequence ATGATCGATCAATCTTCTCTCATCTTCTGGACTCTCACCTCAGGGATCATCAGCGCCCTGGCCACCGGATTGGGCGCGATCCCCGTCCACTTCATGCCGAACAATTCCAAGATGGTGAGAGCGTTCTCCTCCGCCTTTGCCGCGGGGATGATGATCTCCGCCTCGGTGTTTTCTCTGGTGCAGCAAGCGATCAGCCTGCAAACCCGTTTCCCCTCCTCCCCCTACGTCGTGATCGTCGGGCTTTTGGCCGGCGCACTCTTCTTCTGGATCACGGAACGCGTTGTCAGCCAATACGACCTGCAGGACCAGTCCATCGGACGGGGGTTCACGAAAAAAAGCCTCCTCATTTTCGTCGCCATGTTCATCCATTCCATCCCGGAAGGGATCGCCATCGGCGTGGGATTCGCCACCGGGAATTTTGAATTCGGCATGATCATGGCCATCGCCATCTCCGTCCACAACATCCCCGAAGGGATCGCCGTGTCCCTGCCGCTTAAGGCGGAAGGGAACTCCACGTTCAAGTGCGCCGTCATTTCCATTCTCACCAGTATCCCCCAGCCGGTCATGGCCGTTCCCGCGGCCTATTTCACATGGCTTTTTGAGCCGCTCCTTCCCCTGGGCCTGGGCTTTGCCGGCGGCGCGATGATCTATCTGGTGTTTTCGGAACTGATCCCGGACGCGCTTCAGGAAGGCGGGCACACCCTGACCGCCTGGGGCGTTATGACCGGCCTCTGCGCCATGCTTCTCCTCAACAATCTTCTTCATCTTCTCCCGTTATAA
- a CDS encoding putative porin — MKRTVVGFMAVLAFTVSTPQASWAASEVDALIEKLVEKGVLSKNEGIELKAEVAADAHIVREDELKRMLPEWVHNTKLKGDFRARYQYERKANDTDSRDRGRYRYRLGLESKVNDQVKVGAGLASGAEDPRSTNQTFQDTFERGDVRLNYAYGEYSPSPEISIIGGVFEKKKYLWTPDDMLWDSDINPTGGAVHLERKLVGNTKGFLNSGLFVLDESTSSDKPDPFIHYVQGGTKWKNSSEKVDATLAGTYYGFNAVKGSNLDWCAGTNTGRTSGSTSSGACTGAPIYDFDSVGGSLEVGVNQLFGGLPLSFDERISLFGDYIHNFDPSDNANGFAAGVKFGHKKVTNKKQWQARYQFTKLGKDAWFDALPDSDRLGGATDVYGHEGVLTVGVNKNVFLEFDYYQDQRITGAKNRAQVMQADLNFKF, encoded by the coding sequence ATGAAAAGAACGGTCGTAGGATTCATGGCGGTTCTGGCCTTTACCGTGTCAACGCCCCAAGCAAGCTGGGCGGCATCGGAAGTGGATGCCCTGATTGAAAAGCTGGTGGAAAAAGGCGTCCTCAGCAAGAATGAAGGCATCGAACTCAAAGCAGAAGTCGCGGCAGACGCGCATATTGTACGCGAAGATGAATTGAAGCGCATGCTCCCCGAATGGGTGCACAACACGAAACTCAAGGGAGACTTTCGCGCAAGATACCAATATGAGAGAAAAGCCAACGACACGGACTCCCGGGACCGCGGCCGGTACCGTTACCGCCTGGGCCTGGAATCCAAAGTCAATGACCAGGTGAAGGTCGGCGCAGGGCTTGCCAGCGGCGCCGAAGATCCGCGTTCCACCAACCAGACGTTCCAGGACACCTTTGAGCGCGGAGATGTCCGGCTCAATTACGCCTACGGAGAGTACTCTCCCTCCCCGGAGATCAGCATCATCGGCGGTGTTTTTGAGAAAAAGAAATACCTCTGGACCCCGGACGACATGCTCTGGGATTCCGATATCAACCCTACCGGCGGCGCCGTTCATCTCGAACGGAAACTTGTCGGCAACACCAAAGGGTTCCTCAACTCCGGTCTCTTTGTACTGGATGAAAGCACGTCATCCGACAAGCCGGATCCCTTCATCCATTATGTCCAGGGAGGGACGAAATGGAAGAATTCATCCGAAAAGGTTGATGCCACCCTGGCCGGGACATACTACGGCTTCAACGCCGTCAAAGGCTCGAATCTCGACTGGTGCGCCGGAACAAACACGGGCCGAACGTCAGGATCGACCTCAAGCGGCGCGTGCACCGGAGCGCCCATCTACGACTTTGACTCAGTCGGCGGCTCCCTGGAAGTCGGCGTAAACCAGTTGTTCGGAGGGCTTCCCTTGAGCTTTGACGAACGGATCTCCCTGTTCGGCGACTACATCCACAACTTCGACCCCAGCGACAACGCCAACGGCTTTGCCGCCGGCGTCAAGTTCGGGCACAAAAAGGTCACCAACAAAAAACAGTGGCAGGCCAGATACCAGTTCACCAAACTCGGGAAAGACGCCTGGTTCGATGCCCTGCCGGACTCCGACCGCCTGGGGGGCGCCACCGATGTCTACGGGCACGAAGGCGTCCTGACCGTCGGGGTCAACAAGAACGTCTTTCTGGAATTCGACTACTACCAGGACCAGCGGATCACCGGGGCGAAAAACCGAGCCCAAGTGATGCAGGCGGACCTGAACTTCAAATTTTAA
- a CDS encoding PstS family phosphate ABC transporter substrate-binding protein, with protein sequence MKKLLISLLVGLMSGAAGLAHAAGDLIKVDGSSTVFPITEAVAEEFGKVSGGTKVMVGISGTGGGFKRFCRGETDISDASRPIKAKEVALCKENNIEYIELPVAYDGLSVMVNMKNTWVDHLTVAELKKIWEPAAQGTVKKWSQVRAGFPDEPITLYGPGTDSGTFDYFTEVINGKGGLSRGDYTASEDDNVLVEGIANDKGALGYFGLAYYEQNKDKLKLIPIDDGKSSNGEGPISPSLKTVMDGTYQPLARPIFIYVRKDAAEKEYIKKFIEYYLKNGAPLVEEVGYIPLTDESYEAALHRFNNRMGGSVFAKETAGRSMVEILKSN encoded by the coding sequence ATGAAAAAATTACTCATCAGTTTATTGGTCGGCCTCATGAGCGGGGCTGCGGGTCTCGCTCACGCGGCCGGAGACCTCATCAAGGTGGACGGTTCCAGCACGGTCTTCCCCATTACCGAGGCCGTTGCCGAGGAATTCGGAAAGGTCTCAGGGGGGACCAAGGTCATGGTCGGAATTTCGGGGACCGGCGGCGGGTTCAAACGCTTTTGCCGCGGGGAAACCGACATCAGCGACGCTTCCCGTCCCATCAAGGCCAAGGAAGTGGCTCTCTGCAAAGAAAACAACATCGAGTATATCGAACTGCCGGTGGCCTATGACGGGCTTTCCGTCATGGTCAACATGAAAAACACCTGGGTGGATCATCTCACCGTGGCCGAGCTCAAGAAAATATGGGAACCGGCCGCGCAGGGCACCGTCAAAAAATGGAGCCAAGTCCGGGCCGGATTTCCGGATGAACCGATCACGCTCTACGGGCCGGGAACGGATTCCGGGACCTTCGATTACTTTACCGAAGTCATTAACGGGAAAGGGGGCTTGAGCCGGGGCGACTACACCGCCAGCGAAGACGACAACGTCCTCGTGGAAGGGATCGCCAACGACAAGGGCGCACTGGGCTACTTCGGCCTTGCGTATTATGAGCAGAACAAAGATAAGCTCAAACTTATCCCGATCGATGACGGCAAGTCGTCCAACGGCGAAGGCCCCATCTCCCCTTCTCTGAAAACCGTCATGGACGGGACTTACCAGCCGCTGGCCAGGCCCATCTTCATCTACGTCCGGAAGGACGCGGCCGAAAAAGAATACATCAAGAAATTCATCGAGTATTACCTCAAGAACGGCGCTCCTCTGGTTGAGGAAGTCGGCTACATTCCGCTCACGGACGAGTCCTACGAAGCGGCCCTCCACCGCTTCAACAACCGCATGGGCGGCTCTGTGTTTGCCAAAGAAACCGCCGGCCGCAGCATGGTCGAGATCCTGAAGTCCAACTGA